From a single Phragmites australis chromosome 7, lpPhrAust1.1, whole genome shotgun sequence genomic region:
- the LOC133923560 gene encoding uncharacterized protein LOC133923560 — protein MFLHSLLMQKMAKSTQQPRKDGGARSGLSSKKPPWYQCAVEVLFLIWKQPAAAAPTATTKAAAASGVTAASGKAAAAASGPGKLRKSSSLNVAASFTRVCLCAPISSYNSESLYCFQADAAPRRSYSYPRASSASASGCGVSPLVAPPPAAEQTRGRSPAGKAGEGARRVFRGKSLTDDILMRRFVVDEEATRRRNEMEVIGRRHAAAAKRRRLGPSPLRRMALAGSEPEADKEAEASAAGRETDNSAATAVA, from the exons ATGTTTCTCCACTCCCTCTTGATGCAAAAGATGGCAAAGAGCACACAGCAACCAAG AAAAGATGGCGGCGCGAGGTCAGGTCTGTCGTCCAAGAAGCCCCCGTGGTACCAGTGCGCGGTGGAGGTGCTCTTCCTCATCTGgaagcagccggcggcggcggcgccgacggCGACGACAAAGGCCGCTGCGGCGTCGGGGGTGACGGCGGCCTCCGGcaaggcagcggcggcggcatcggGGCCGGGGAAACTGCGCAAGTCGTCGTCGCTGAACGTGGCGGCGTCGTTCACGAGGGTGTGCCTGTGCGCGCCCATCTCCTCCTACAACAGCGAGTCGCTCTACTGCTTCCAGGCCGACGCGGCACCGCGCCGGAGCTACAGCTACCCGCGCGCGTCGTCGGCGTCCGCGTCGGGGTGCGGCGTTAGCCCACTGGTggccccgccgccggccgccgagCAGACCAGGGGGAGGTCGCCCGCGGGCAAGGCCGGCGAGGGCGCGCGGCGGGTGTTCCGGGGCAAGTCGCTGACGGACGACATCCTGATGCGGCGGTTCGTGGTGGACGAGGAGGCGACGCGGCGGCGCAACGAGatggaggtgatcgggcggcgcCACGCGGCGGCCGCCAAGCGCCGGCGCCTGGGCCCCAGCCCGCTCCGCCGGATGGCACTGGCGGGTTCGGAGCCAGAAGCCGACAAGGAAGCGGAAGCGTCAGCAGCCGGACGGGAAACGGACAATTCCGCGGCAACAGCAGTAGCGTAG
- the LOC133924499 gene encoding (+)-neomenthol dehydrogenase-like, with protein sequence MDYSVRGAWWSGETVAVVTGANRGIGHALAARLAEHGLTVVLTARDGARGEAAATPLRARGLAVVVRHLDVSDAASVADFAAWLRDDVGGLDILVNNAAVSFNEIDTNSVEHAETVLRTNFYGAKMLTEALLPLFRQSPATSRILNISSQLGLLNKVSNPSLKALLQDEDRLTEAAIESMVARFLAQVKDGTWAEPGQGWPKVWTDYSVSKLALNAYSRLLARRLQAHGERVSVNCFCPGFTRTDMTKGWGKRTAEEVADVGARLALLPPGELPTGTFFKWCTPQLYSKL encoded by the exons ATGGACTACTCGGTGCGCGGGGCGTGGTGGTCAGGGGAGACGGTGGCCGTGGTGACCGGCGCGAACCGGGGCATCGGGCACGCGCTCGCCGCGCGCCTCGCGGAGCACGGCCTCACCGTGGTGCTCACCGCGCGGGACGGCGCGCGCGGGGAGGCCGCCGCTACGCCGCTCCGCGCGCGGGggctcgccgtcgtcgtccgCCACCTCGACGTCTCCGACGCCGCCTCCGTCGCGGACTTCGCCGCCTGGCTCCGCGACGACGTCGGCGGCCTCGACATCCTG GTGAACAATGCTGCCGTGTCGTTCAACGAGATCGACACCAACTCGGTGGAGCACGCCGAGACGGTGCTCAGGACAAACTTCTACGGGGCCAAGATGCTGACCGAAGCGCTGCTGCCGCTGTTCCGGCAATCGCCGGCCACCAGCCGGATCCTGAACATCAGCTCACAGCTTGGCCTTCTCAAC AAGGTGAGCAACCCGTCCCTGAAGGCTCTGCTCCAGGACGAGGACCGCCTGACGGAGGCGGCGATCGAAAGCATGGTGGCGCGGTTCCTGGCGCAGGTGAAGGACGGGACATGGGCGGAGCCGGGGCAGGGTTGGCCCAAGGTGTGGACGGACTACTCCGTGTCCAAGCTGGCCCTGAACGCCTACTCCCGGCTGCTGGCGCGGCGGCTGCAGGCGCACGGGGAGCGCGTGAGCGTCAACTGCTTCTGCCCCGGGTTCACGCGCACGGACATGACCAAGGGGTGGGGCAAGCGCACCGCCGAGGAGGTGGCCGACGTCGGCGCGCGGCTCGCGCTGCTCCCGCCGGGCGAGCTCCCGACCGGCACCTTCTTCAAGTGGTGCACGCCGCAGCTCTACTCCAAGCTGTGA